The Corallococcus silvisoli genome has a segment encoding these proteins:
- a CDS encoding lipase family protein, which translates to MFAEPLLEPRYSEEVVPFLSGDGRALHLVHLRGFEGADKGPVVLVHGAGVRGNIFRAPVRRTVVDALIDDGYDVWLENWRASIDVEPGDWTLDQAAVLDHPPAIRTVLEKTGADTVKAIIHCQGSTSFTMAAVAGLLPEVDLILSNAVSLHPVVPATARWKLRYVAPLVSHLTSYLDPQWAFEGPTRTARMLTRVVRATHHECDNLVCRWTSFTYGTGFPVLWRHQNLNSRTHDWLQDEFGPVPFSFFRQMERCVRAGHLVPVDGFRALPEDLGERAPQTDARFVFFAGEENRCFLAESQRRSFEHLERFHPGRHALHVLPGYGHLDVFMGKHAAQDVFPLILSELDRPV; encoded by the coding sequence ATGTTCGCGGAACCACTGCTTGAGCCGCGCTACTCCGAGGAGGTCGTCCCCTTCCTGTCGGGTGATGGCCGCGCGCTGCACCTGGTCCACCTGCGCGGGTTCGAGGGGGCGGACAAGGGGCCGGTGGTGCTGGTGCATGGCGCGGGCGTGCGCGGGAACATCTTCCGCGCGCCGGTGCGTCGCACGGTGGTGGATGCGCTGATCGACGACGGCTACGACGTGTGGCTGGAGAACTGGCGCGCGAGCATCGACGTGGAGCCGGGCGATTGGACCCTGGACCAGGCGGCCGTGCTGGATCACCCGCCGGCCATCCGCACCGTCTTGGAGAAGACCGGGGCCGACACCGTCAAGGCCATCATCCACTGCCAGGGCTCCACCAGCTTCACGATGGCCGCGGTGGCGGGGCTGCTGCCGGAGGTGGACCTCATCCTCAGCAACGCGGTGTCGCTGCACCCGGTGGTGCCCGCGACCGCGCGGTGGAAGCTGCGCTATGTCGCGCCGCTCGTCTCGCACCTGACGTCGTACCTGGATCCGCAGTGGGCCTTCGAGGGACCCACGCGGACGGCGCGGATGCTGACGCGCGTGGTGCGCGCGACGCACCACGAATGCGACAACCTGGTCTGCCGCTGGACGAGCTTCACCTACGGGACGGGCTTCCCGGTGCTGTGGCGGCACCAGAACCTGAACTCCCGCACGCACGACTGGCTCCAGGACGAGTTCGGCCCGGTGCCCTTCAGCTTCTTCCGCCAGATGGAGCGCTGCGTGCGCGCGGGCCACCTGGTGCCGGTGGACGGCTTCCGCGCGCTGCCGGAGGACCTGGGCGAGCGCGCGCCCCAGACGGACGCGCGGTTCGTCTTCTTCGCGGGGGAGGAGAACCGCTGCTTCCTCGCGGAGAGCCAGCGCCGCAGCTTCGAGCACCTGGAGCGCTTCCACCCGGGACGGCACGCGCTGCACGTGCTGCCCGGCTACGGACACCTGGACGTCTTCATGGGCAAGCACGCGGCCCAGGACGTCTTCCCCCTCATCCTCTCCGAGCTGGACCGCCCGGTGTGA